The following are encoded in a window of Peromyscus leucopus breed LL Stock chromosome X, UCI_PerLeu_2.1, whole genome shotgun sequence genomic DNA:
- the Plxna3 gene encoding plexin-A3 isoform X2 gives MPTVCLLPLLFFTIGGCLGSSRPFRTFVVTDTTLTHLAVHRVTGEVFVGAVNRVFKLAPNLTELRAHVTGPIEDNARCYPPPSMRVCSHRLVPVDNVNKLLLIDYAARRLVACGSIWQGICQFLRLDDLFKLGEPHHRKEHYLSGAQEPDSMAGVIVEQGQGASKLFVGTAVDGKSEYFPTLSSRKLIDDEDSADMFSLVYQDEFVSSQIKIPSDTLSLYPAFDIYYIYGFVSASFVYFLTLQLDTQQTLLDTAGEKFFTSKIVRMCSGDSEFYSYVEFPIGCSWRGVEYRLVQSAHLAKPGLLLAQALGVPADEDVLFTIFSQGQKNRASPPRQTILCLFTLSNINAHIRRRIQSCYRGEGTLALPWLLNKELPCINTPMQINGNFCGLVLNQPLGGLHVIEGLPLLADSTDGMASVAAYTYHQHSVVFIGTRSGNLKKVRVDGSQDAQLYETVSVVEGSPILRDLLFSPDHRHIYLLSEKQVSQLPVETCEQYLSCAACLGSGDPHCGWCVLQHRCCREGACPGASAPHGFAEELNKCVQVRVRPNNVSVTTPGMQLTVAMRNVPDLSAGVSCSFEEVTKSEAVLLPSGELRCTSPSHQELQTLTRGHGATHTVRLQLLSMETGVKFAGVDFVFYNCSALQSCMSCVGSPYPCHWCKYRHVCTSHPHECSFQEGRVHSPEGCPEILPRGDLLIPVGVMQPLTLRAKNLPQPQSGQKNYECVVRVQGRQHRVPAVRFNSSSVQCQNASYFYEGDEFGDTELDFSVVWDGDFPIDKPPSFRALLYKCWAQRPSCGLCLKADPRFNCGWCISEHRCQLRAHCPAPKSNWMHPSQKGARCSHPRITQIHPLTGPKEGGTRVTILGENLGLTSREVGLRVAGVRCNSIPTEYVSAERIVCEMEESLVPSPPPGPAELCVGDCSADFRTQSQQLYSFVTPTFDRVSPTRGPASGGSRLTISGTSLDAGSRVTVIVRDGECQFVRRDAEAIVCISPVSTLGPSQAPITLAIDHANISSPGVIYTYTQDPTVTHLEPTWSIINGSTAITVSGTHLLTVQEPRVRAKYRGIETTNTCQVINDTAMLCKAPGIFLGRPQPRAQGEHPDEFGFLLDHVQTARSLNRSSFTYYPDPSFEPLGSSGVLDVKPGSHVVLKGKNLIPAAAGSSRLNYTVLIGGQPCALTVSDTQLLCDSPSQTGRQPVMVLVGGLEFWLGTLHITTDRALTLPAIVGLAAGGGLLLLAITAVLVAYKRKTQDADRTLKRLQLQMDNLESRVALECKEAFAELQTDINELTNHMDGVQIPFLDYRTYATPPNMEKALRLFGQLLHSRAFLLTFIHTLEAQSSFSMRDRGTVASLTMVALQSRLDYATGLLKQLLADLIEKNLESKNHPKLLLRRTESVAEKMLTNWFTFLLHKFLKECAGEPLFLLYCAIKQQMEKGPIDAITGEARYSLSEDKLIRQQIDYKTLTLHCVCPESEGSAQVPVKVLNCDSITQAKDKLLDTVYKGIPYSQRPKAEDMDLEWRQGRMARIILQDEDVTTKIECDWKRVNSLAHYQVTDGSLVALVPKQVSAYNMANSFTFTRSLSRYESLLRAASSPDSLRSRAPMLTPDQEAGTKLWHLVKNHDHADHREGDRGSKMVSEIYLTRLLATKGTLQKFVDDLFETVFSTAHRGSALPLAIKYMFDFLDEQADQRQISDPDVRHTWKSNCLPLRFWVNVIKNPQFVFDIHKNSITDACLSVVAQTFMDSCSTSEHRLGKDSPSNKLLYAKDIPNYKSWVERYYRDIAKMASISDQDMDAYLVEQSRLHANDFNVLSALSELYFYVTKYRQEILTSLDRDASCRKHKLRQKLEQIISLVSSSS, from the exons ATGCCCACTGTCTGCCTTCTCCCATTGCTATTCTTCACCATAGGAGGGTGCCTGGGTAGCAGCAGGCCCTTTCGTACCTTTGTGGTGACAGATACCACACTGACTCACCTGGCTGTTCACCGAGTGACTGGGGAGGTGTTTGTAGGTGCAGTGAACCGAGTTTTCAAGCTGGCTCCAAACCTGACTGAGTTACGGGCTCATGTCACAGGGCCCATTGAGGACAATGCTCGGTGCTACCCACCCCCTAGCATGCGTGTGTGCTCCCACCGCCTCGTGCCTGTGGACAATGTGAACAAGCTGCTCCTCATAGACTATGCAGCCCGTCGCCTGGTAGCTTGTGGCAGCATCTGGCAGGGCATCTGCCAATTCCTGCGTCTAGATGATCTCTTCAAGTTGGGTGAGCCCCATCATCGCAAGGAGCACTACCTGTCAGGGGCCCAGGAGCCTGACTCCATGGCTGGTGTCATTGTTGAGCAGGGCCAGGGGGCTAGCAAGCTGTTTGTGGGCACTGCTGTTGATGGCAAGTCTGAATACTTCCCCACCTTGAGTTCCCGTAAGCTCATCGATGATGAAGACAGTGCAGATATGTTCAGTCTG GTGTACCAGGATGAGTTTGTCTCCTCTCAGATCAAGATCCCTTCAGACACACTTTCCTTGTACCCCGCCTTTGACATCTACTACATATATGGCTTTGTCAGTGCCTCCTTCGTGTACTTCTTAACACTGCAGCTGGACACCCAGCAGACGCTGCTGGATACAGCAGGCGAGAAATTCTTCACATCCAAGATCGTGCGCATGTGTTCAGGAGACTCGGAGTTCTACTCTTATGTAGAGTTTCCCATTGGCTGCTCCTGGCGTGGTGTGGAGTACCGCTTGGTGCAGAGTGCCCACCTGGCCAAGCCTGGCCTGCTCCTGGCTCAGGCTCTGGGTGTGCCAGCCGATGAGGATGTCCTCTTCACCATCTTCTCTCAGGGCCAGAAGAACCGAGCCAGCCCACCTCGGCAGACCATTCTTTGCCTCTTCACCCTCAGCAACATCAATGCCCACATCCGGCGCCGAATCCAATCATGCTACCGTGGGGAGGGCACACTGGCCCTGCCCTGGCTGCTGAATAAGGAGCTGCCATGCATCAACACC CCCATGCAGATCAATGGAAACTTCTGTGGGTTAGTGTTGAATCAACCATTGGGTGGCCTACACGTGATTGAGGGGCTACCCCTGCTGGCTGACAGCACTGATGGCATGGCCAGTGTAGCTGCCTATACCTACCACCAGCACTCTGTGGTTTTCATCGGTACACGCAGTGGTAATCTCAAGAAG GTGCGGGTTGATGGCTCTCAAGATGCCCAGCTGTATGAGACGGTCTCTGTAGTGGAGGGCAGCCCCATACTCCGAGACCTGCTCTTTAGCCCTGACCATCGGCacatctacctcctgagtgagAAGCAG GTGAGCCAACTCCCGGTGGAGACCTGTGAGCAGTATCTGAGTTGCGCTGCATGCCTGGGCTCAGGGGACCCACACTGTGGTTGGTGTGTGCTACAGCACAG GTGCTGCCGTGAAGGGGCCTGTCCAGGTGCCTCTGCCCCACATGGCTTTGCAGAGGAGCTGAATAAATGTGTACAGGTTCGGGTTCGGCCCAATAATGTGTCAGTGACAACCCCCGGGATGCAG CTGACAGTAGCCATGCGCAACGTGCCAGACCTCAGTGCGGGTGTGAGCTGTTCATTTGAGGAGGTGACTAAAAGTGAGGCTGTTTTGCTGCCCTCTGGAGAGCTGCGTTGCACTTCACCATCCCATCAGGAGCTCCAGACACTTACCAGAGGGCATG GGGCCACTCACACTGTGCGGCTGCAGCTGCTCTCCATGGAGACTGGTGTGAAGTTTGCTGGGGTTGACTTTGTTTTCTACAACTGCAGTGCCCTCCAGTC GTGCATGTCCTGTGTTGGCAGCCCTTACCCCTGCCACTGGTGTAAGTACCGTCATGTGTGTACCAGCCACCCACACGAGTGCTCCTTCCAGGAGGGCAGGGTCCACAGCCCTGAG GGCTGCCCTGAGATCCTGCCTCGAGGAGACCTTTTGATCCCTGTGGGTGTCATGCAGCCTCTAACCCTGAGGGCTAAGAACCTGCCACAGCCTCAGTCAGGCCAGAAAAATTATGAATGTGTGGTTCGTGTACAAGGTCGGCAGCATCGGGTACCTGCAGTGCGCTTTAATAGCAGCAGTGTACAGTGCCAGAATGCCTCG tacttttATGAAGGTGATGAGTTTGGTGACACCGAACTGGATTTCTCTGTGGTCTGGGATGGCGATTTCCCCATTGATAAGCCTCCCAGCTTCCGAG CCCTTCTTTACAAGTGCTGGGCTCAGCGGCCTAGCTGTggcctctgcctcaaggctgatCCCCGGTTCAACTGTGGCTGGTGCATCTCAGAGCACAGGTGCCAACTGCGGGctcactgcccagctcccaaGAGCAACTGGATGCACCCAAGCCAGAAGGGTGCCCGATGCAGCCATCCCCGAATCACCCAG ATCCACCCACTCACAGGGCCCAAGGAGGGTGGTACCCGGGTCACCATTTTGGGTGAGAACCTGGGCCTCACTTCCCGTGAAGTTGGCCTGCGAGTAGCTGGTGTACGTTGTAACTCCATCCCTACTGAATATGTCAGTGCTGAAAG GATCGTATGCGAGATGGAAGAATCGCTGGTGCCCAGCCCACCACCTGGGCCTGCTGAGCTCTGTGTAGGTGACTGTTCGGCCGACTTCCGCACACAGTCCCAACAGCTCTACAGCTTTGTG ACCCCAACATTTGACCGTGTGAGTCCTACTCGAGGCCCAGCTTCTGGAGGCTCTCGGCTCACCATCTCTGGAACTTCTCTGGATGCTGGCAGCAGGGTCACAGTGATTGTAAGAGATGGCGAGTGCCAGTTTGTAAG GAGAGATGCAGAGGCAATCGTGTGTATCTCACCTGTCTCCACTCTGGGCCCCAGCCAGGCCCCTATCACCCTTGCCATCGACCATGCCAacatctccagccctggagtCATCTATACCTACACCCAGGACCCCACTGTCACACACCTTGAGCCCACCTGGAGCATCATCAA TGGAAGTACTGCCATCACTGTGAGTGGAACCCATCTGCTGACGGTGCAGGAACCCCGTGTACGGGCAAAGTACCGTGGTATTGAGACTACTAAT ACATGCCAGGTCATCAATGACACTGCAATGCTATGTAAGGCCCCTGGCATCTTTCTTGGGCGTCCTCAGCCTCGGGCCCAAGGCGAGCACCCTGATGAATTTGGCTTCTTGCTGGATCATGTGCAGACAGCCCGCTCCCTCAACCGTTCTTCCTTCACCTACTACCCTGATCCCAGCTTTGAACCACTTGGGTCATCTGGTGTGCTAGATGTCAAGCCTGGCTCACATGTTGTATTGAAG GGCAAGAACCTGATCCCTGCTGCAGCTGGCAGCTCCCGCCTCAACTATACAGTACTGATTGGAGGACAGCCATGTGCACTAACTGTCTCAGATACTCAACTTCTGTGTGATTCCCCTAGCCAGACAGGCCGGCAGCCTGTCATG GTGCTGGTGGGTGGCCTGGAGTTCTGGTTGGGCACCCTGCATATCACTACTGATCGGGCACTGACCTTACCGGCTATAGTGGGGCTGGCAGCAGGGGGTGGGCTCTTGTTGCTGGCCATCACTGCCGTGCTGGTCGCCTACAAGCGAAAGACTCAAGATGCAGACCGAACACTCAAGCGGCTCCAGCTACAGATGGACAACCTGGAGTCTCGTGTGGCCTTGGAGTGCAAAGAAG CTTTTGCTGAGCTGCAGACAGATATCAATGAACTGACAAACCACATGGATGGTGTGCAGATTCCCTTCTTGGACTATCGGACCTATGCT actcCCCCCAACATGGAGAAGGCCCTGCGCTTATTTGGGCAGCTGCTGCACAGCCGTGCCTTCCTGCTCACCTTCATCCACACTTTGGAGGCTCAGAGCAGCTTCTCCATGCGTGACCGTGGCACTGTAGCCTCACTTACCATGGTGGCCCTGCAGAGTCGGCTTGACTATGCCACTGGACTGCTGAAGCAACTGCTGGCCGACCTCATAGAGAAAAACCTTGAGAGCAAGAACCACCCAAAGCTGCTATTGCGCAG GACAGAGTCAGTGGCTGAGAAGATGCTCACCAACTGGTTCACATTCCTGCTGCATAAGTTCCTGAAG GAGTGTGCCGGGGAGCCACTTTTCCTGCTCTACTGCGCCATCAAGCAACAGATGGAGAAAGGTCCCATTGATGCCATAACCGGCGAGGCCCGCTACTCCTTAAGTGAGGACAAGCTCATCCGGCAGCAGATCGACTACAAGACCCTG ACTCTTCATTGTGTGTGCCCGGAGAGCGAGGGCAGTGCTCAGGTCCCTGTAAAGGTTCTCAATTGTGACAGCATCACCCAGGCTAAAGACAAGCTGTTGGATACTGTGTACAAGGGTATCCCATACTCTCAGCGCCCCAAAGCTGAGGACATGGACTTGG AATGGCGCCAGGGCCGCATGGCCCGAATCATCCTTCAAGATGAGGACGTAACTACAAAGATAGAGTGTGACTGGAAGAGGGTCAACTCACTGGCCCACTACCAG GTAACAGATGGTTCCTTAGTAGCACTGGTGCCCAAACAAGTATCTGCCTATAACATGGCCAACTCCTTCACCTTCACCCGTTCACTCAGTCGATACG AGAGCTTGCTCCGTGCTGCCAGCAGCCCGGATAGCCTCCGTTCCCGAGCACCTATGCTCACACCTGACCAGGAGGCGGGCACCAAGCTGTGGCATCTGGTGAAGAACCACGACCATGCTGATCACCGAGAGGGAGACCGTGGCAGCAAGATGGTCTCAGAAATATATCTGACAAGGCTGCTGGCCACCAAG GGCACATTGCAGAAATTTGTAGATGACCTGTTTGAAACTGTGTTCAGTACAGCCCACCGGGGCTCAGCCTTACCCTTGGCCATCAAGTACATGTTTGACTTCCTGGACGAACAGGCTGACCAGCGCCAGATCAGTGACCCTGATGTGCGCCACACCTGGAAAAGCAACTG CTTACCTCTGCGTTTCtgggtgaatgtgatcaagaaCCCACAGTTTGTGTTTGACATCCACAAGAATAGCATCACGGATGCCTGTTTGTCAGTGGTGGCCCAGACCTTCATGGACTCCTGTTCTACATCAGAGCATCGTCTGGGCAAGGACTCCCCTTCCAACAAGCTGCTCTATGCCAAGGACATCCCTAATTACaagagctgggtggagag GTACTACCGAGATATCGCAAAGATGGCATCAATCAGTGACCAGGACATGGATGCCTATCTGGTGGAACAGTCCCGCCTCCATGCCAATGACTTCAATGTCCTAAGTGCACTCAGCGAGCTCTACTTCTATGTCACCAAGTACCGTCAGGAG